The stretch of DNA GATGCTACAGCGAGTGGGTTTGGGAGGTGGTAATGAACTACGTCGTGGCTATTGTGGGCCTGCCTCAGATGATAGGGAAACGTTGGCGCAAGGGGAACGGACAAGGAGGTACCAAGACTTGAAGCACGCGTAACGCGGACATCAGAGAGCGTCTCAGAACGTCCAACACCACGTGGGACAGAACACAACACGTCTGATTCGTGCCCATATTCGATGACCCCTTCAGCGATGTCTCGAACCACTTGTTCGATACCGCCAACAGCTGGGAAGTATAGTTTATTGACCTGAGCTATTTTCACACTATTCCGTTCAGCACTCCTCAACGGTAATGTTGTTCATCGTGTGATTATTGCGTCGGTTCCTCAAGCGCAGTCGTTCCGAGAGCAAGTAGTACGATAAATAGTGGGTTTGTCAAGATAGGGTTGAATAAGCCCATTAACAGTATTCCCGCGAAGGAAACGCCGAGTGCAAGATAGATAACTGAAACCGAGCGTGAATCTCCACGAAGAATTGTGGCGCGTCCAATGAATGAACGAAGTGGTTGAACCACCACGTAAAGGAAGATACCAAGAGAGAGAATCCCGCCCCCTAACCAGATTCGAAGGAAGACGTTGTGAATGACGAATCCCTTCCTGTGCACGGTTGCCATCATCGGCTGGAACGCACCGTATCCAACACCAGTGAGCCAATATTCTGGGAGAAGTTCATACACGAGAGAATACATTGCGAACCGGTCGTGTCCAATAACGCTCCCAGAGACGTTCGATAGGGAGAGTGGTATTGTTGAGAAGATGCTGGTGAAAACACCCACCCCAAAGAGAAGTCCAACAACCACCACTACTGCACCAAAGAGAGAACAGATTCCCAGCACAACCACACTGGTTGTTAAATCGTACTCGCGAGCGTATGCATAGAGAAGTGTCAAACCAATGCTCAGAGGTACCAGTGTGATTAGCGCGCTTCGGGAATCGGTTTGAAAGAGAAATCCCACTGAAAGAAGCGAGACTGCAGCAAAGAAGAAGGTAGCTGAACGCTTCTGTGAAAGTTCGATCATACCCAAAAAAAGTGGGAAGAAAACGACAAGATGTCGAGCAATGCCGTTACTCGTAGTTCGAACAATGTCTTCGACAGGAGGAGAAACGAAATAAAGAGTAGTAGCGGACAATGAGGCGAGTCCAATCCAGATGAGAAGACCCCACCAACGTTCGATATCAAAGGGGCGAGATTGCCAATAACCCACGAGACCGAAGTAAAAGAGGAGCGAGAACGTCAGGTCGAATACACGATTGAGCGTGGCCAAGGGATACTGAGACCATGTGAGACTACTGAAAAGAAATACATATAGCGCCAAGAAAGCGAGGTTCGCTCTCGTTAATCGCACGGTATCTGTCTTGAGGACACTGAAACCGCCGATCACGCCAACAATAACCATTGCAACGCGTTCTGGAGTTAGATTGATAACACCCTCATAGTATATTGGAAGGTACTGAGAGAGCAATGCGACTGTGAGACAAGTGGCGACCAGCAGTCCACTCAAATGAGAGTTTTTCGTGTGGTTCATTTTTTGGGATCCGTTAGCGCTCTGTCGTAGCCCTCTTGAACACTGGCAACTACATCGCCCCACTCTACATCACTCGTCGTCTCTTCAGCCCCAGTTGTAATGGTTTCTAGTAACACTTCGTCTGAAAACACACGATTCAGTGCATCAAGAAGTGACGTGGTAGAATCATCAATAAATAAACCGTTCACCCCGTGAGAAAGAATTTCATCGATAGCACCGACCCTCGTCGCGAGAACCGGTGTTCCAACGGACATCGCTTCAATGACTACTCGTGGCATTCCCTCACTCGCAGACGGGAGGAGTAACACATCTGCGTTTGCGATGTGATTGACCGCCTCTGGATGGTTTACTTCTCCAGTCAACGTGACGTGTTCTGTGAGTGCAAGGCGGCGAAGACGGTCTTCGATTGCATCTCGTTCGGGACCTGCACCAACAATTCGCAGTCGTGCACTTGGGAAGCGTTCAATGTGCTCTGCGAAGGCGTCAATAGTGAGGAAAACTCCTTTTTCTTTGCGAAGCGCACCCACAAAAACGAGAGAATGCTCAGCACAGGTTGTAGGGTTATGTTGGGTGACAGAAACAAGCGGTGGATTAACGACTGGCGTGTGAATAATACGGGGTCGTGGAATCCCGGCAGAAACTAGCCGGTCTTCGATGTTCTGGGCACAGCTAAACCACACCGGAGTCCTCCCAATACGGACGAGAAACCGTGGGAACTCTTCATCACGGCAATCATACACTATCGGTCGGCTAGTCGTCGCCGTTGCAAATCCGACCCCAACAGCGAAAATTGACGTTGAATGGGAATGAACGAGGTCAATTCGATGATAGAAGATGAGTAGCAAAGTGAGGATGAAGGCAAAAAGCGGTTCATAAAGTGCACGGACTACCCGGGGAAAGAAACGAACTCGAGGGAGAGCTCTGTACACTATGGCCCCAGATTCAGTAGTCCGAAGCGGCTTCTCAGGATGAGTTGCAGTGAGAACGACGATCTCGATATCTTCAGAAAGGTCGTTAATCAACGAAGAATAGTAATTCGGGCCGCCGCCGCGATAAGGAGGGTAAATGGGTGTGAAAAGAAGCACTGAATCCATTGTTGTGGGCTTGTCATGGAGCGTAAATACAGTTATGAAATCGGTACATCTCACTTCGTGATTGCGAGTTGAATTGCTGAATTGAATCCAGTTTCCATCGCTTGATACGTAAATCCACTCGCGATTTCAGCAGACCGTTCACTCATAGTGTACGCCATTTCACTATCAGACAATATGCGGTCGAGTGCGCTTGCCAATTGAGTCGAGTTACGTTGTTCAACGATATACCCATTCTCACCGTCGATGACCACTTCGTGGGCCGCACCAACGGCATCAGAAACGATGACGGGTGTTCCGAAAGCCGCTGCCTCAAGACAGACTAATCCAAATGCGTCGCCCATACTCCCACCCGAGAAGGAGGAGTCGAGCGTTACCGAGGGGAGAACAAGCACGTCCGCTTGTTTGTAGTAGGAGGGAAGGTCTTCTTGTGAAAGCCATCCCTCAAACGAGACGTTATCGACGTTACAGGTTGCGACGAGTTCTCGGAGCCGTTGTTCGTCGCTTCCGGTACCACCGATTCGGAGCGAAATGGTATGGGATTGTTGTAATTGTGCCACTGCACGCACCAAATATTCAACGCCTTTCACCCGCTCTAATCGGCCAACGAATAAAATTGTCTGCGCAGAATCGTCACCTGTGTCTGGAGCGGTGGCTCTCTGAAATGCAGATGGATTATCCGAAAGCTGGCTCACTGTTGGCATCCAGATGACACGGTCGTCATCAGCGCCACACCAAACAGCAAATTCTTTGTGACGAACGCCGGGAACGAGACAGGCTGCAGAATAAGGTAGGACAACCCGATACAGCAATACGAGAAATCGGAATCTGAGATTTATAGTGGGAGGTTGGTAGCGTTCAGTCCACATTACATGTGGGATACCACGAAGACGGGCAATGAGAAAGATAGAGGCGGTTTGGAAAAGGCCAGTCATCCCACCCATCTCACCGTTTACAATGACGTCGTAGTCAGTCCGTAAGAGGTGGAATAGCAGTGAAAACGCGATGCCGAATCGCGTAGGAAACAATTGGTGGTTTACGCCTTCAACTGGTTCGGCTTGCCCTGATTTTGGGAAGAGAAATGTGGCCTCATACTTTTCAGAGACGTCCTGAAAGAAAGGAAGGCGATACTGCATGACGGTGTTGTGAACGAAAGCAATTGAAGCAGTTTGAGGGGAGGTCATAGCACAGTATATTTTGAACGTATCGTCGGAATTGGGATTGAGCGAGATTACTGTTTTGATTAGAGTAGTTGAACAGGTTAGTTGATATGTAGTGAGTGAATATCATGATAGCAGTGCACAGTTGGGAGGTCAGTTCGGTTGGGACAATTTGCTATTCTGGAACGAATAGTATCCATCCGAGAGGTTCGTTTGAGGTGGGGGACTGGCTGTCAATGCTGTCTCCAGAGACCGGGAATTCAACGGCGACTCACCACATCAAAGAGACAGAAACCACAGCGACAGAATATTACGCGCGACACGAGGCAGCGTTAGCAACTGGATCGCTTTGCATCGAGCAAAACGAGCAGTTCAGTGAAACGAAGGTAGAGCGGAGTTTTACAGTGACGACAGACAAATCACTTTCGCTTGGCGACTTCGTCGTTCGATTTGTATTCGACGCAAACGAAGTTGAATCGATTAGTCTTGCCGGTGAACGATTCAGCCATCAAGGCCAGAACCGGTATCTCCAATTTCCGGTAGAAAAGCTGGTTGTAAACGGGAAGCGAGAGCAGTTTCAACTTTCAATTGATTCTGTGGAGTTACCGAACGGGTTTACCCCTGTATTGTACGCACGGGATGAGCCAACGGGACAATGGGTCATACATGCTCGTGCGATCGCGATGGAAGGGGATGGGTTTCTTCGCTTGTATCGTGGGCCATGGACTCGAAATTCGTGGCTTGATTCACTGATGAACAAAGTCCCACGACTCAGAAACTCCCTCACCTATCTTCGTGAACGCACAGATATAGCAGGGAAGTGGATACCAGCGCAGTACGTCCACACGGTCTCACTTGGTTCGACCGACCGCATTGCAATGAAAATCTCTGGTACGTTCAAATGACAGGAGAAAAAGATACTGGAGCCGTTTCGAATCCACGTGTTTCTGTGTTACTTACAGTGTACAACGGACTCCCCTACGTCGAAGCAGCCATTGAGAGTATCCTCTCACAAACGTTCGACGAATTTGAGTTCGTTATTGTCGATGATGGCTCGACCGATGGCACAACCGAACTCTTGAAAAGTTACGATGATCCACGGATTAACCTCCACATCCAAGCAAACAGCGGCCGTGCAAAAGCGTTAGAAACCGGGCGGTCAGTAGCAACGGGAAAGTACATCGCCGTCATTGATGCAGATGACACAGCAGAGTCACAACGACTTGAACGACAAGTTTCAGTGCTGGATACAAATCCATCAGTTGCCTTGGTAGGAGCATGGTATTTCCGGCGCTACGAACGGGAGGTGGGTCACCCGACAGAAGAAATGGTGAAACCACCGACAGAACACGAGGCACTTATCGCAGAACTTCCGGCTCGAAATCCCTTTGCTCATAGTCTTGTGATGTACCGAGCGGCAGTCGCTGACCGAGTCGGTGGGTACGATGAAACGATGGATTCCTGCATTGACTACCGATTGTGGGTTCAAATCGCGAGCGCAGGCTACCGAGTCCAGATTTTAGATGAGGTACTCGGAACGATACGGAAACACGACAAGCGCGCTTTCAAACTGAGCGGCAAGAAGCAACTCAGATATTTACTCACCGCATTCAGCGTGCGTTGGGAAGCTGCGACGTCACTTGACCTGCCGTTCTATACTCGCCTTCTGCCAGTTCTAATGATTACGTGGGCTATCGTCCCAACACCACTTCAAAATCTCATTAGAAAAGTCAGATGAATTCAATCGCTTCCTTTGGAATGGCACTCACTGACCGCCTCGCAGAGGCGGTTTCAGATGGGCGTGTCTGTGATCCAAAAACAGGAACGCCGGCTCCAAAAAGCCACTATGCAGAAGCTTGTTTCTCCGTTGCTGCGCTTCGAGTGGCTGCAGAACGAGGCGATAGTGAGCTGCACGACTGTGGCGTTGAAGCGCTTACCACACATCTCAGTAGAGCACGCGATGTTCGTGGGCATGGAGAGTTCACTTCATTTGCGCTGTTAGAGTTGCTAAGCGACGTACGCGCGGGAGTATACAAAATCCCGTACACGGCCGAGCAACTTGTGAGTCAAATAGAGTTCGAATCGGGCCTATCAACCGGGCATGGAAACAATTGGCTGTTGCTCCAACTCCTCTGTCGAATGAAATATGCAGAGATGGTAGAAGATACGCTTTCTGCGCAAATACACCGAAAAGCCCTTGCGCAGCTTGCAGTACACTGGCAATCTGCCGACGGCATTTTCCAAGACCAACCACGAGTTCCAATTGAAGAAAAAGAAACGCCACTCACGTACCACAGCAAAATGACGTATCTCGCCGCGCGACTCGGTGAATACAATCCTGAGTGGACAGCTCGTACAAAACTGGGACTTTGGGCACTCTCGAACGCAACCTTGCCAACGGGCGAAGCACACTATTTTGGGAGGAGCGAGAACACCCTATTCGGGTATGCATGTGCACTTGCTTCAATTTCAACAATTTGTTCGACTGTTGAATGTCCCCCATGGATGGAGACGCTCTGGGAGCGACTCAAAAAATATCTTAGAGAATCGTTCAACCCAACTAGTGCAAATGCAGTCCCTGCTCGCTGTGGAGCACCCGGAGTGCCAGTAGACGGATATGTTTTCGATACAGTATACGCGGCGTACGCGGCAATGTTACTAGTTGGCATCCAAAAGCCAGATCGCAATTCTACTGAGAAATCAGAGTTCGAAAAAAAACCGAGATCGTTCGAGGTGATTGTTGGAAGTGAAGGATGTATGGGTCTCGCGCCAGTTGGTCAGACCAAGTATACGCTCTCGCGTCCAGACCCTCGCTATGCAGGGATGGTTCCATTGGCGCTCTCATACGAGAGCTGCCCCATATTACCGGGTGTTCCAGCCGATGCATGGAATTGGGCATCGCTCCCATTCCTTCCGACCGTAGTAATTGACGAAAAACCGTATTCGCCTATTCGATGGGATTCCATAGTTGAGCGAGATACAGAAACGGTTGCATTATTCGGAACGGGACGATTTACGCAACTGCCTGCAACGACAGGACGGCCAGATTCGTATAGCGAAGAGGACACCTCAGTTCCAGCATGGAAACGCCTTTCTCGGCGGCTGTTTTTGCACATCGGAAAAGACTGGTACAAGAAACAAGCGGCTCAAATTTCAGCGTCCGTTTCTCGAAGCATCTTCTATCGGAAGGACTGTGACGTGTTAGCAATGCTAACGAGCACAGAGATGAACGAAGGGCGTGTCATTCCGTCGAGCGGTCTGATCTCCGAGAACTACACAGAATCACTTACAATTGAACACTCACAGTGTGTGAGCAAAGAGGAATCAGACATTCGTGGCCACCATGGCCCAGGTACGTCGATACTGTTCTCAGAAACGAATACACCGTTCAAATCGGTGTTCGTAATCGACCCTGGGAACAACGTAGATACGGTCAATACCACATTTACCAACGGTTTTTCAACACGAATTAGACTGAAAAACGAGTCAGAGACGCTCGTTTTTGAACACAGCAATAATTTTTGAGCGAAATGTCGAGAGGAGCTGTTCTTCTCGGGGCATGAGTGGAATAACCCACACGGTGAGGGCAAACGTGACCAAGAAGTAGGGGATAGAAAGAACCACTGCAACCAAAGGTGGTAACGACAGCAGCAAAAATGGGGTCACGAGGAAGGTTGCGATACCCAGACTACGGAACCACCGAGAGTAGTCTCTAGAAAGGCGGATATGGGAACGAACTGCAAAATACTGGATTGAATTGAGCAAAATCAGAGAGACCGCAGTTGCAACCGCCGCACCCACGATGAGATACCGTGGAATAAGAAGGAGATTTAACACAATATTCACAGTCCCTGCAATGATATACGAGACTAATACCACGTTTGTGTGCTCAAGCAATTCGAGTAATGCACCGACTGGGCCGAGAATGACGTCAACTAACATTGCGACAGCGAGTATCACAAGCGCCGTCGCACCCGTTTGATAGGCTGGGCCAAAGAAAACGAGCAAGATCTCAGTTGCAAACAGCACAGTCCACAGAAAAATGGGGATTGTAAGCGCAAATGACCAAAACATGATTGTTTGGAGCAAATTTACGAAAGCGCTGCGGTCGTCATTACTGAGTAAGCTGACAGCCGTGGGATACATCGCTTGGTTAAATGCACGAAAACCAATCGGGATGACGCTCGCAATAAGGAACGCTGGTCGATATTGTCCCACAGCTTCGGTTGATAGTAACCCGCCAATCAAGAAATAATCAGCACTGGAGAGCAAACGACCCGCGAACGTCGACAGAAAGAGAGGTAACGAAAACGTGAGTAGCCGTGCTGTTGGAATATCTACTGATCTGAACGTGGAAGGCTGAATTTCAGAGAAGATGAGAGCGACCCCCCCAATCGCAATTACTATTGAAAGTCCAGCCATGGCACTCAAAACCTCGGAAACCGAGAGTCCAACAACTGCGACAGCAAGCGCACCGACGAACTTTACGAAATTTTGGCCGAGCGCACCAACGATTACCGATGTGCCAAACCGTTCGTAACCTTGGAAGCTACTTGCGAGAATGTCAAGGATTGGCTTGGAGAGCAATAAAAGTGCACCTGCACGGATAACTGGTTCGAGTTCTGGATCATTAAACAGATTGATACTAACATACGGAGCACCGAAATAGAGCCCCAAGCCGAAAATCAGCGCGAGAAGTGTTGGAACCGTTATACAAAAGAGGATGGTGCCGAATGCACGTTCACTCTGGTTAGTTTCAAGATATTCGTTAAGATATCGCCGTGTTGCAGAACCCAACCCAAATTGGAGAATTGTTCCCAACACCGATACGATTGTGAGTGCAATGGTTAGTTGACCGAATGCAGTAGCGGAGAGTACCTGTGCGAAGACAATGTTGTGTACGAACCCGAGTGCTTGGGCAAGGATAGCCGAGATTGAGAGCAAAAGCCCTCCGGCAATGAGTTTCTCATAAATCGAGTCGAGCGTGCTCATAGAACAGACCGATAGACCGAAATGAGGTCATCGAATGTGTATTTGATGTCGTACTTATCCGCCTTTGTTACTGCGCCAGTGCGGTAGGAAGCGTAATCATCGTAGAGTGATTCGATAGCCTGAGCGAGCGATATGGCGTTGCCCTTTTCAAAGAAAAGACAAGACGCGTCGGTTCCAATTTCACGGAATGACGCATCATCTGTAGCGACACACGGGGTTCCACAGGCCAGGGCTTCTATCATCGACGTACTTTCGAGTTCATAATAGCTAGGAATGACGTACGCATCCGCGCGTCGATACTCCTCTGCAAGCGCACTGCGTTCAACGCGACCTGCAAACGTAATCTGTTCACGGATGCTTCGAGGGACTGTAATATTTTCTGGAGGAGCTGTCGATCCAAGAATTCGGACACGGACAGCAAACCCTTCATCGGAGAGTGTTGAAATGGCCTTAAATAGTACCTGTAATCCCTTCCGTTTCGTTGGCTTTCCAACGAACAATAACTCGAAGGGCATCTCAGCAGTATCCGCAGTCTGGTCGGTTGGGTAGAAGATATCTGTAGGGACACCAGAGCGAAGTGGATGGATTTGGTCCGCATCAAGACCTCTTTCGACAAGAATTGTCCGCATGAACTCACTAAAGCAGAGATATCCTTGTGATTGGAAAAGCGGTGACGAAAGGAGTGATAGCTTTGTCCGTTCCACGCGCTCTCCATACAATCGCCATTGGCGGAGCAGTGGGGCTTTTTCCTCTTCGATAACCGAAAGTGTTTGATTGTCAAGAAGTGCCTCTGGAAACATCCGTCCAGCTATGTTTGGTCCAAAAAGAATGGGTTTATCGATAGCAGCGAGCGAAAAAAGAAGTCCAACCCATGGTGGAAGGTCAACAATGTGGACGAGGTCAGCTGATCGTCGTTTCTTTCGAATTTGTAAAAGCACTTCTTTTACACGAGAGAATCGACTCCCGCCACGGTAGTGAATAGATTGTGTAGAAACCTTGGCTGGCCCATCGTTCCACAACAGTGGGACGACCTCAAATGTAATATCGATATCAGTGTGTCGGGCATAGCGAAGAATATCATTCATTCTTGCATGTTGCCCTGAAAGTTTCGTTGAAAATGAAGGCATCACCACTACGATACGGAGAGGACGAGTGTGGTGAGATTGAGCCACGGTATCTCATGCAACTATTCGGGGTACTAATTAAAACAATTCGATAGCCAATAGAGATGGTCAGCGTCGTTTTTGACGTTAAGTGATAAGTGAATAGTACAAAAAATGTATTTGGATCTCAAAGCCGGCGTGCTGAAAATATCGTATAGTTCGTGAAGATTCGAATTCAGAAAAAAAGGGAATCACCCACCACCACTGGATTCGACATACTTACAGGGAATAACTATTTGTGCCATGGTCACATGGGCCAACACGTATCGTTATGAAACCGTGCCACAGTTGTCAGTCGGTCATCGACGAGTACTACTTGGACAAACAACTCGAACCCCTCCGTGACCTCACCGTAGACGATTTCAACCTCTGTGCGGACTGTGTGGTCATCGTTGCAGATGCGTGCGTAGAATGCGACGGCGGCGTGTACGTTCCCCGAGCCGAAGCCGCCACACCCGACTACTGTCCGGCGTGTCGAGCTGACCTCATCGCCGACACTGGCCACGACCCTGGCTGGCATTGCGATGCCGTGTCCCTCTGACTGACACCCCATTTTTTGGAAACTACACTGGCGACTAAATTCGACCTACAGAGACGTCCGTATCTCGTGACCGTCGTTTCGGGAAAGTCCGTCTCGGATTGCATCCTCGACTGAATAGTGCGGTTGCCAGTCGAGCTCCGCGGTTGTTCGGGATGTGTCGACGTCGAAGCGGTCCACCAGCGTCTCAGTTCGCGGATTTTCGAGCAGGCGACGAGGAGGTTCCTCCCCGAGAATAGCTGTCGCATGTTGTTTGACGAGCGACGCAACGTCAGCGACAGAGGGATCTTCCTTACCAGCGAGTTCAAACTTCGAGACGCCGGTCCCTTCGCTCTCAAGTTCCTCTAACAGCTTCTCCGCACTCAACACATACGCCTTTGCCACGTCCTTCACGTGCACGAAGTTTCGCGCCTGCGTGCCGGGCTTATGAACGGTCAGCGCTTCACCAGCAAGCGCCTTCTCGACGAAGATGTTAATCACGGTTGGCTTCGAGACTGTCGTCCCATCGATTTCGTGTTCCCCGTAGAGATTCGATTTCAAGAACAGGTGTGCAGGGAACGCATCTTCAGCCATCGTCTCGATTAGTCGCTCGTTCAGGAGTTTGGTTTCGCCGTACAGATTCATCGGATCCCGTGGATGGGAAACGGTAACGGGGAACTCCTGTGGGTCGCCGAGGACGGCCATGCTGAACGGGAAGACGAGTGCCGCGCCGGTCTTCTTACAGAACCACGCGACGTTGTTCGTCCCCTGGACGTTCACCTCGAAGGCAAGATCGGGATTCTCGTCGCAGTCTTTCACTCCTGAAATCGCCGCGAGATGCATCACGATATCCGCACCTGAAAGCGCCTCCGCAAGCCGAGCTCGATTTCGAATATCGACGTGCTCGACGTGAACGTCTCCAATCTGCGAAACCTGCCCCTGGTAGAAGTTATCGAGCGCCGTCACCTCCCACTCTGGATGGGCGTTCTGTAAGTCGGACACCACACGGCTTCCAATATATCCGGCCGCACCTGTCACGGCGACGTGTGGCTGATTGTCGGTCATTACCTGAACGTTCTCTTTGAACTTTATAAATTCCAGCAAGAATATTCAAGGTGACGACACCGAGGAAGCTTCGTTGCGTACACCACTCTACTCATAGAACAGACGAAATGTACTCTCACTCCAGCCAACTCTGAATCCTCCCTATCGAAGAAGGAAATGGCTGAGAATTTTCCCCCATCACAGGAACGCAAATTACTGCAGCTGGAGCATCGCTCGTCGGTTCACCAAACAGTCCGTACACACCCAGTGGCCCTCGGGACAGATCAACCCCGCTCTGAGGGCTAACACGATTGGGTCTTCTGGGTCGTCAGCCAGCTCCTCCTCGTAGTCGTCCCGGTCAATGGGGTGTTCGCCGTCTGCGATTCGACGGGCGGTTTCGACTTTTGATTTCCCACACACCATGCACTCAGCGTCAATCGCAGGGATGGGAACGAGTGACCGCTTGCAGTAGGCACACTCCATCGTCTGGGTGGGGTCTTTCCCCATCGCGTGTTCATCGGGGAGTCTCCGAGAGAGCGTATCCCAGAGTTTGAACCACTCGGCTTGCGACAAGCGGTAATTCGTATCCGATTCGATGACGATATCGCCGTCGAGGAGTTTGTCGAGCTCATCTGTCAGCGTATCATCGTATCCAATATGGACGGTGACCGCTGGAAGTAGGTCGATGGTTGAAACACAGGTTTCGCACATGGGTTAACGCATTGCGTGCACGTTGGCGGACGTCGTCCCCCGAGAGGAGACGGTAGGTGAGAGGGGCACACGCGATGATAAATTGAAATGTGTGTAAATATTATATAAATGTTCGGTGTACATAGTGAAAGTTGACTAATTCGACCGCGCTGTGGAGCCGGATACAAGCTGGTGGAGATGTGAGCCAAGCGGCAGGCTAGTCGGGTAGTTCTTTCTTCCCACTCCGATAGCACTCCCAGCAGGGGAAATCACGTAGGCACGCTTCGCACTCAACTGGTTCTGCGCTCGATGTAGGTTCGACAGCCCCACCATCGGCCATGATACGCTCGACCTTCTGAGCTGCCTGCAAGATGGGAGCGCGAATCGCGACGGCGAGTCGATGCTTGCACGCACCCTCGAAGCGGGCATTAGCGGGACAGGTACAGTCGACTGGGATGCCGTTCGTGATAGTGACGAGGTACTCGTGATTCTCGGAGTCTGCGTAACTGCCGTTTCTGACGAGGACGCCGCGATCGGTGAGTGAGAATTCGAAGGCCTCGTACTGGGCGCGTTTCAGTGAGCGATTCGTGTACTGCAGTCGGTCGAGAAGGTGTTTCGACATGGGGATTCAGCGGAGCCTGTGAGTGGCCCCGCACCCCTCGGGGGCGGATAAACTCCCAGAATTGTGTATCTAAATTAGTGAATTCAAAATTTATCCACCTCCGATATCAGGGACTGTACGGGTTCGTGGGAGTAGCGAGGCGATATACATCATCTGCAGCGTCGAAATCGTCGTCAAACGCATACAGATACCCCAACCCTTCAGTTTGCATATAGGCTACAATACACGCATCAACGAAAGAGAAAGGTGCATGTTGTTTAAATAGCGCTTTTGCTGTCGCAAACGCATCCGCAGTCAGAAACTCGACGTGAAACCGTTGATTCTCTTCAATCCGGTTCAAGAGGTCAACTGACGCAGCATGTCCCGCATGCGTTGTAAGGCCATTCAGCGTTTCAGCCAGCACATAGTCGAGGACGACACCTTCTGGCAGAGCGTTTTCATCGATACCT from Haladaptatus sp. ZSTT2 encodes:
- a CDS encoding NAD-dependent epimerase/dehydratase family protein, with amino-acid sequence MTDNQPHVAVTGAAGYIGSRVVSDLQNAHPEWEVTALDNFYQGQVSQIGDVHVEHVDIRNRARLAEALSGADIVMHLAAISGVKDCDENPDLAFEVNVQGTNNVAWFCKKTGAALVFPFSMAVLGDPQEFPVTVSHPRDPMNLYGETKLLNERLIETMAEDAFPAHLFLKSNLYGEHEIDGTTVSKPTVINIFVEKALAGEALTVHKPGTQARNFVHVKDVAKAYVLSAEKLLEELESEGTGVSKFELAGKEDPSVADVASLVKQHATAILGEEPPRRLLENPRTETLVDRFDVDTSRTTAELDWQPHYSVEDAIRDGLSRNDGHEIRTSL
- a CDS encoding SWIM zinc finger family protein gives rise to the protein MSKHLLDRLQYTNRSLKRAQYEAFEFSLTDRGVLVRNGSYADSENHEYLVTITNGIPVDCTCPANARFEGACKHRLAVAIRAPILQAAQKVERIMADGGAVEPTSSAEPVECEACLRDFPCWECYRSGKKELPD
- a CDS encoding PIN domain-containing protein; this encodes MPRALIDTSVLFAAAYRRDNAHAEALPIIQGIDENALPEGVVLDYVLAETLNGLTTHAGHAASVDLLNRIEENQRFHVEFLTADAFATAKALFKQHAPFSFVDACIVAYMQTEGLGYLYAFDDDFDAADDVYRLATPTNPYSP